Proteins from a single region of Laspinema palackyanum D2c:
- a CDS encoding endonuclease/exonuclease/phosphatase family protein has product MTVTIPALLLFLSIQATGKTGNSAILSGLQNLGGPFKLVGGLFVLVGVGLVVNWVINYCLDTVAIKIYQKRRQLETADKLLTEIDRLPLSYPLKIQLKWVVLHNETQKLTELQFLGRHGVKVGVCGLILLSILGYLGQFFYLLDLTSHFKLQYLIGGIIGFFYFAFKRRKSWIIVSLICIVLNLAEIAPWYWPNPAIATPVQSSIPLKVLQSNLLFQNKQYEKLLSFVRQETPDIAAFMEVKTEWKEQLETLRDILPYAVLKGDIALYSSLPLTRVYENSLDSQKRGVIAQISFPEKVLSIVVAHTNIPLSKNLFKKRNQQLEAIADYVAPLNNPTLVVGDFNISLWSPIYKKFVKNSNLKNARSGFGIMPTWPSLNPLLSIPIDHCFVNREIQVLNTRKGPNIGSDHLPLVTDLGVLKE; this is encoded by the coding sequence ATGACTGTTACTATTCCTGCGTTACTTCTTTTTCTCAGTATTCAGGCTACTGGAAAAACGGGAAATTCAGCAATTTTGTCGGGATTACAGAACTTAGGAGGGCCGTTTAAATTAGTGGGAGGTTTGTTTGTGTTAGTGGGAGTGGGTTTAGTGGTTAATTGGGTAATTAATTACTGCCTTGATACAGTTGCGATAAAAATTTATCAGAAACGCAGACAATTAGAAACCGCCGATAAACTTTTAACAGAAATTGACCGATTACCTCTTTCATACCCTTTAAAAATTCAACTCAAGTGGGTTGTTTTACACAATGAAACTCAAAAGTTGACAGAACTTCAATTTTTAGGAAGACATGGGGTTAAAGTAGGGGTTTGTGGATTAATTTTGCTTTCTATATTGGGATATTTGGGCCAGTTTTTCTATCTCCTAGATTTGACTTCTCATTTTAAGTTACAATATTTGATAGGGGGAATAATTGGATTTTTTTATTTTGCTTTTAAACGGCGTAAATCTTGGATTATTGTTAGTTTAATTTGTATTGTGCTAAATTTAGCAGAAATTGCGCCTTGGTACTGGCCCAATCCCGCGATCGCCACCCCGGTTCAATCTTCAATTCCCCTCAAAGTTTTACAGTCTAACCTTTTATTTCAAAATAAACAGTACGAAAAACTCCTAAGTTTTGTCCGCCAAGAAACTCCCGATATTGCTGCATTTATGGAGGTTAAAACAGAATGGAAGGAACAGTTAGAAACCTTACGGGATATTCTGCCTTATGCCGTATTAAAAGGAGATATAGCTTTATATAGTTCCCTCCCCTTAACACGAGTTTATGAGAACAGTTTAGACTCCCAAAAACGAGGAGTTATCGCCCAAATATCGTTTCCGGAAAAAGTCTTATCTATTGTGGTTGCGCATACTAATATTCCCCTCTCAAAAAACCTATTTAAAAAGCGAAATCAGCAGTTAGAAGCGATTGCTGACTATGTAGCCCCTTTAAACAATCCAACCCTAGTTGTAGGAGATTTTAATATTAGCCTATGGTCTCCTATTTATAAAAAATTTGTCAAAAATTCCAACCTTAAAAATGCCCGTTCAGGGTTTGGAATTATGCCCACTTGGCCTAGCCTTAACCCCCTGCTTTCTATCCCCATCGATCATTGTTTCGTAAATCGAGAGATTCAAGTTTTAAACACTCGAAAAGGACCTAATATTGGCTCAGATCATCTACCCCTGGTGACAGATTTAGGAGTTTTAAAGGAGTAG
- the crtH gene encoding carotenoid isomerase, translating to MAVASTPTSPQTENFDVIVIGSGIGGLVTATQLAAKGAKVLVLESYTIPGGSSGSFERNGYCFDQGASMIFGFGDQGTTNLLTRALDAVKVHLETVPDPVQIHYHLPDGLDLEVHRNYEKFLQELGSRFPHEREGIRQFYDECWKVFNCLNAMPLLSLEEPRYLMQVFFQHPLACLGLVKYLPLNAGDIARKYIKDPALLKFIDIECYCWSVVPAEMTPMINAGMVFSDRHYGGINYPKGGVGQIAKKLAEGLVNAGSTIRYQSRVDKIITENGRAVGVKLTTGAEYRAQRIVSNATRWDTFDKLLGDRELPRQEESWRSRYRKSPSFISLHLGVEAGVLPPDTACHHILLDQWKKMEEPEGTIFVSIPTLLDPSLAPEGYHIIHTFTPSWIKDWEGMSSEEYEEKKEEAAGRIIERLEEIFPGLDAGLDYMEVGTPRSHRRFLNRVDGTYGPIPRRKLLGLLRMPFNRTSIPGLYCVGDSTFPGQGLNAVAFSGFACAHRIGVDLGL from the coding sequence ATGGCAGTTGCTTCCACCCCAACCTCACCCCAAACTGAGAATTTTGATGTTATCGTTATCGGTTCCGGCATTGGCGGACTCGTTACCGCCACCCAACTCGCCGCCAAAGGAGCCAAGGTCCTCGTCCTGGAAAGCTACACCATTCCCGGAGGCAGTTCGGGTTCCTTTGAGCGCAACGGCTATTGTTTTGACCAAGGAGCCTCAATGATCTTCGGATTTGGGGACCAAGGCACCACGAACCTGCTAACTCGCGCTCTGGATGCAGTCAAGGTCCACCTCGAAACCGTCCCGGATCCGGTTCAGATCCACTATCACCTCCCGGACGGATTGGACCTAGAAGTTCATCGGAATTATGAGAAATTTTTGCAAGAACTAGGCAGTCGGTTCCCTCATGAACGGGAGGGGATTCGCCAATTTTACGATGAATGCTGGAAAGTATTCAACTGTCTCAATGCCATGCCGTTACTGTCCTTGGAAGAACCGCGCTATTTGATGCAGGTATTTTTCCAGCATCCCCTCGCCTGTTTGGGGTTAGTCAAATATCTGCCCTTGAATGCCGGAGATATTGCCCGCAAGTATATCAAAGATCCGGCCCTGCTGAAATTTATCGATATCGAATGCTATTGCTGGTCCGTGGTTCCAGCAGAAATGACCCCGATGATTAATGCCGGGATGGTGTTTTCCGATCGCCACTATGGAGGGATTAATTATCCTAAAGGCGGCGTTGGACAAATTGCTAAGAAATTAGCCGAAGGATTAGTCAATGCCGGAAGTACCATTCGCTATCAATCCCGGGTTGATAAAATTATCACCGAAAACGGACGGGCCGTGGGGGTAAAATTGACCACGGGAGCGGAATATCGGGCCCAACGGATTGTGTCGAATGCGACGCGATGGGATACGTTTGACAAGTTATTGGGCGATCGCGAACTACCTCGGCAAGAAGAAAGTTGGCGCAGTCGCTATCGCAAATCCCCCAGTTTTATTAGTTTGCATTTAGGGGTAGAAGCGGGGGTATTGCCACCGGATACCGCTTGTCATCATATTCTCTTAGACCAGTGGAAGAAGATGGAAGAACCCGAGGGGACGATTTTTGTGTCGATTCCCACCCTCTTGGATCCGAGTTTAGCTCCGGAGGGATATCATATTATTCATACGTTTACCCCCAGTTGGATTAAGGATTGGGAGGGAATGTCTTCGGAAGAGTATGAAGAGAAGAAGGAAGAAGCGGCAGGACGAATTATTGAGCGTTTAGAAGAGATTTTTCCCGGTTTAGATGCGGGATTGGATTATATGGAGGTGGGAACCCCGCGATCGCACCGCAGGTTTTTAAATCGGGTGGATGGGACTTATGGACCGATTCCCCGACGGAAGTTATTGGGATTGTTGAGAATGCCATTTAACCGCACCTCAATTCCGGGATTGTACTGTGTGGGAGATAGTACCTTTCCCGGACAAGGATTAAATGCGGTGGCTTTTTCTGGGTTTGCCTGCGCCCACAGAATTGGAGTCGATTTGGGATTGTAA
- the upp gene encoding uracil phosphoribosyltransferase has translation MTIQMRVYVPPHPLIKHWLGVARDAGTPPALFRSAITELGRWLTYEACRDWLPVVETTIETPLAPCPATFVNPEVPVVVVPILRAGLALMEGVQPVLPLAAVYHLGMVRDEETLEARCYLNKLPDQIDPQTRVLICEPMLATGGTIMATMAMLTERGVDPGLIRILSVVVASPALQKLSQVYPSLNIYTACIDESLNENGYIVPGLGDAGDRAFAT, from the coding sequence ATGACCATACAAATGCGAGTTTATGTGCCGCCGCATCCGTTGATCAAGCATTGGCTTGGGGTGGCGCGGGATGCCGGAACCCCACCAGCCCTGTTTCGGAGTGCCATCACCGAATTAGGACGCTGGCTGACTTATGAAGCCTGTCGGGACTGGTTGCCGGTGGTAGAAACCACCATCGAAACCCCCCTGGCTCCTTGTCCCGCCACCTTTGTCAATCCGGAAGTGCCGGTGGTGGTGGTGCCGATCCTGCGGGCAGGATTAGCCCTGATGGAAGGGGTGCAACCCGTGCTCCCCTTGGCAGCGGTGTATCATTTGGGCATGGTCCGGGATGAAGAAACCCTGGAAGCGCGATGTTATTTAAACAAACTGCCGGATCAAATTGACCCCCAAACCCGAGTGCTGATTTGTGAACCGATGTTAGCGACTGGGGGGACAATTATGGCAACAATGGCGATGCTCACAGAACGCGGTGTGGATCCGGGGCTGATTCGGATTTTGTCTGTGGTGGTGGCATCCCCAGCCTTGCAAAAATTGAGTCAAGTCTATCCGAGTTTGAATATCTATACCGCTTGCATTGATGAAAGTCTCAATGAGAACGGTTATATTGTGCCTGGATTGGGAGATGCAGGCGATCGCGCCTTTGCAACTTGA
- a CDS encoding YggT family protein has product MNPALDLIFSTLAAFFQIYFVLLIIRILLSWFPNVNWYDPPFSIVSQLTDPYLNIFRSFIPPLGGLDLSPILAIFLLQFIGQFFNSLSGPALGF; this is encoded by the coding sequence ATGAATCCTGCACTAGACTTAATTTTCAGCACCCTAGCTGCATTTTTTCAAATTTATTTCGTTCTGTTGATCATTCGGATTCTCTTAAGCTGGTTTCCCAATGTCAACTGGTACGATCCTCCGTTTTCCATTGTCAGTCAGCTCACGGATCCTTACCTGAATATTTTCCGTTCTTTTATTCCGCCTTTAGGGGGATTAGACTTATCCCCCATCTTGGCAATTTTTCTGTTGCAATTCATCGGGCAGTTCTTCAACAGCTTATCGGGCCCGGCATTAGGGTTTTAA
- a CDS encoding FxLYD domain-containing protein: MMKSVQLSLTKTGRFFQLRKIILPIAIAIGLFWFTPPALALTDIQVSNIAYKDCGEELSEGIVASGDMSAANCFIISGTAKNTSGKPVYDADVFGVIYDANGNNIMPNRTRLGNIQSVPPGNSDFEFRISVPANLPTPFKLDKFKARGFSGQVKPLLYENSLDSLD; this comes from the coding sequence ATGATGAAATCTGTGCAACTTTCCCTGACTAAAACCGGGCGTTTCTTCCAGTTGAGGAAGATAATTCTTCCCATCGCCATTGCGATCGGCTTATTTTGGTTTACTCCTCCTGCTTTAGCCTTGACCGATATCCAAGTTTCCAATATCGCCTACAAAGACTGTGGTGAAGAACTCTCCGAGGGCATTGTAGCCAGTGGCGATATGAGCGCTGCCAACTGTTTTATCATTAGCGGAACCGCTAAAAATACCTCGGGTAAACCCGTTTACGATGCTGATGTATTTGGCGTGATTTATGATGCTAATGGCAACAATATCATGCCCAATCGCACCCGCTTGGGCAATATTCAGTCTGTCCCTCCCGGAAATAGCGATTTTGAGTTCAGAATCTCCGTTCCCGCGAATCTCCCCACGCCGTTCAAATTAGACAAATTCAAGGCGAGGGGATTTAGCGGGCAGGTCAAACCGTTACTCTATGAGAATAGTCTGGATAGTCTCGATTAG
- a CDS encoding shikimate dehydrogenase yields the protein MPTITGTTQLLGVIGYPVKHSLSPVMHNAAIAEMGLDFVYLPWPIAPSDLPTAIAGFAAIGVRGFSITIPHKQAIMPLLSEISPVAQAVGAVNTVWRTPTGWAGTNTDVEGFLAPLKGCDRPWHQTLAVILGCGGAARAVVAGLAQLGCAKICVVGRNLDKLQAFQTSWQDSPWPVNLSVHDWSELPQLIPQAGLLVNSTPVGMSPDVGHSPVAPELLATLPQGAIAYDLIYTPSPTEFLRQAQALGLLAIDGSEMLVQQGAAALQIWLDRPVPVDIMGQALRQHLRG from the coding sequence ATGCCAACTATTACAGGAACAACTCAATTACTCGGTGTCATTGGCTATCCAGTGAAGCATTCCCTTTCCCCGGTGATGCACAATGCCGCGATCGCTGAAATGGGCCTAGATTTTGTCTATCTGCCTTGGCCTATCGCCCCCTCGGATTTACCCACCGCCATTGCCGGTTTCGCTGCCATCGGGGTGCGCGGATTTAGCATTACCATCCCTCACAAACAAGCCATTATGCCTCTATTATCGGAGATTTCTCCCGTTGCTCAGGCAGTCGGCGCAGTGAATACCGTCTGGCGGACTCCCACGGGCTGGGCAGGCACCAATACCGATGTGGAAGGATTTCTCGCCCCCCTAAAAGGTTGCGATCGCCCCTGGCATCAAACCCTCGCCGTTATTTTAGGGTGCGGGGGTGCAGCGCGGGCTGTGGTGGCCGGTTTAGCCCAGTTAGGCTGTGCAAAAATCTGTGTGGTGGGCCGCAATTTGGACAAATTACAGGCATTTCAAACCAGTTGGCAGGATTCTCCTTGGCCGGTGAATCTCTCGGTCCATGACTGGTCAGAACTCCCACAACTAATACCCCAAGCGGGATTACTGGTCAACTCCACCCCGGTGGGAATGTCGCCCGATGTGGGTCACTCGCCGGTGGCCCCCGAGCTTTTGGCCACCCTTCCCCAAGGGGCGATCGCCTATGATTTGATCTACACCCCCAGTCCGACGGAATTTTTGCGACAGGCCCAGGCACTGGGCTTGTTGGCGATCGATGGGTCAGAAATGTTAGTCCAACAAGGGGCTGCCGCCTTGCAAATTTGGCTCGATCGCCCGGTCCCCGTTGATATCATGGGCCAAGCACTGCGTCAGCATTTACGCGGATAA
- a CDS encoding BLUF domain-containing protein: MKRLTYISKFSRTLCAEEIEAIGRVSGQKNQQANVTGVLLCLDGIFFQILEGEAEKIDRIYERILADDRHTDILCLKSEGEVGERMFPDWSMQTINLDENTDLLIGPIKVLLQTLTESHRVLEKYTQPSIFKIISQGTNPLTIRPKAVEKIVFFSDIVSFSTFAEKLPVEEVVSVVNSYFSICTAVITQHRGEVTKFIGDCVMAYFDGDCADDAIQASLDILTELEILRNTSPEGSPLRVLYSGIGLAKGKVIEGNIGSEVKKDYTILGDAVNVAARLEALTRKLSQALVFSGEVKKSTAKSWDFIWLADSALKGKSESIEIYSIDNEMTRKSSGGLEIARNIGHYLERVGDRQPSQIFGVTSLPL, encoded by the coding sequence ATGAAAAGACTCACCTATATTAGTAAATTTTCCCGCACCCTCTGCGCTGAGGAAATTGAGGCGATCGGTCGCGTATCCGGTCAAAAAAATCAACAAGCCAATGTGACCGGAGTATTGCTCTGTCTGGACGGGATATTTTTTCAAATCCTAGAAGGCGAAGCGGAGAAAATTGACCGAATTTATGAACGAATTCTGGCGGATGATCGTCATACGGATATTCTTTGCTTAAAATCTGAAGGGGAAGTGGGAGAAAGAATGTTTCCGGATTGGTCCATGCAAACGATTAATTTGGATGAAAATACCGATTTGTTAATTGGACCCATTAAGGTATTATTGCAGACTCTCACTGAATCCCATCGGGTGTTAGAGAAATATACCCAACCCAGTATTTTTAAAATTATTAGTCAAGGCACTAATCCCCTCACAATTCGGCCCAAAGCGGTAGAAAAAATTGTATTTTTCAGCGATATTGTTTCTTTTTCTACCTTTGCGGAGAAACTACCCGTAGAAGAAGTGGTTTCCGTCGTGAATAGTTATTTTTCAATTTGTACGGCAGTGATTACTCAGCACCGAGGAGAGGTCACTAAATTTATTGGGGATTGCGTGATGGCTTATTTTGATGGGGATTGCGCTGATGACGCCATCCAAGCGAGTTTAGATATCTTGACTGAACTAGAAATTTTACGAAATACTTCCCCTGAAGGGAGTCCGTTGCGGGTGCTCTACAGTGGGATTGGTTTAGCCAAGGGGAAAGTGATTGAGGGAAATATTGGTTCGGAAGTGAAAAAGGATTATACTATATTAGGGGATGCAGTGAATGTAGCGGCTCGCTTGGAAGCCTTAACCCGCAAGTTATCCCAAGCCTTAGTTTTTTCCGGTGAAGTCAAAAAGAGTACGGCGAAATCGTGGGATTTTATCTGGCTAGCAGATTCCGCATTGAAAGGGAAATCGGAATCGATTGAGATTTATTCAATTGATAATGAAATGACGCGCAAATCCAGCGGTGGATTGGAAATTGCTCGGAATATTGGGCATTATTTGGAACGAGTGGGCGATCGCCAACCCAGTCAGATTTTTGGGGTGACCAGTTTGCCCCTCTAA
- a CDS encoding SGNH/GDSL hydrolase family protein, which yields MKKMSLTLTCAGFATLVLLGATPSRVQAFSLTQSNPLKIMPLGDSNTRGKGEDLAGYRDDLWMLLNDSGFNVDFVGSATTNAPTSWNQPYPFDLNHQGHGGYAVSGDTYPEGGDLMSNIDNWLNAATPDVILLMAGTNDFIFQNTTTAQETIDELGTLIDKIFAWSSDVHLLISTIAPLAPNEGLAQEAALYNNMIPGLLGSDRYQQKNLSFVDTRNLFTLNDLYDGVHFTPQGYSTLANAWFDGIVSASNLNQPPSGPIVVETPGSDDSVSIPEPTSVLGVLAVGLVGAGSLRKRRHVSPLSSR from the coding sequence ATGAAAAAAATGAGTTTAACCCTGACTTGTGCCGGTTTTGCGACCCTGGTGCTTTTGGGTGCAACCCCCTCCAGGGTACAAGCCTTTTCTTTAACCCAATCTAATCCCCTCAAAATTATGCCATTAGGGGATTCAAATACCCGAGGCAAAGGGGAGGACCTTGCGGGGTATCGAGATGACCTCTGGATGCTGCTGAATGACAGTGGATTCAATGTTGATTTTGTCGGAAGTGCTACCACAAATGCCCCCACGAGTTGGAATCAACCCTATCCCTTCGATCTCAATCATCAGGGTCATGGTGGATACGCCGTTAGCGGGGACACCTACCCCGAGGGCGGTGATTTGATGTCTAATATCGATAACTGGCTCAATGCCGCCACTCCCGATGTTATCCTGTTGATGGCAGGAACTAACGACTTTATCTTTCAAAATACAACAACTGCCCAGGAAACGATTGATGAACTTGGCACATTAATTGATAAAATCTTCGCCTGGTCTTCCGATGTTCATTTATTGATTAGCACGATCGCCCCGTTAGCCCCCAATGAAGGATTAGCACAAGAGGCCGCTTTATACAATAATATGATTCCGGGTCTGTTAGGCAGCGATCGCTATCAACAAAAGAACCTCTCCTTTGTAGATACCCGCAATTTGTTCACCCTCAATGATCTCTATGATGGGGTTCACTTTACACCCCAGGGTTACTCCACTTTAGCCAATGCCTGGTTTGATGGGATTGTTTCCGCCTCTAATCTCAATCAACCTCCTAGCGGTCCGATCGTCGTTGAAACTCCCGGATCAGACGACTCAGTTTCTATCCCTGAACCGACTTCTGTATTGGGAGTCTTAGCAGTCGGTTTAGTCGGTGCAGGATCGTTACGCAAACGCCGTCATGTTTCTCCCCTTTCTAGTCGTTAA